One part of the Neisseria zalophi genome encodes these proteins:
- a CDS encoding DMT family transporter: MTLNWIYLITAGLLEIGWPIGLKLAQTGSVRWPGITMAIVCMAMSGFCLYLAQKSIPMGTAYAVWTGIGAVGAFIVGILFYGDPTTFSRWLGAMLIISGVVVLKISSGH, from the coding sequence ATGACCTTAAATTGGATTTACCTGATAACCGCCGGACTCTTAGAAATAGGTTGGCCTATCGGTTTGAAACTCGCACAAACCGGAAGCGTTCGATGGCCGGGTATTACGATGGCTATTGTATGTATGGCAATGAGTGGTTTTTGTCTGTATCTGGCACAAAAAAGCATACCGATGGGTACGGCTTATGCAGTATGGACAGGGATCGGTGCAGTAGGTGCATTTATCGTAGGCATATTGTTTTATGGAGATCCCACAACGTTTAGCCGATGGTTAGGCGCTATGCTGATTATTTCAGGCGTGGTTGTTCTCAAAATAAGCT